A portion of the Glycine max cultivar Williams 82 chromosome 10, Glycine_max_v4.0, whole genome shotgun sequence genome contains these proteins:
- the LOC100811411 gene encoding auxin-induced protein PCNT115-like, which translates to MEKAHMQVPRVKLGNQGLEVSRLGFGCGGLSGIYNAPLSHEEGCSIIKEVFNKGVTFFDTSDLYGQNHDNEIMVGKALKQLPREKVQLATKFGVTVSGPDGLDFGVKGTPEYVRQCCEASLKRLDVDHIDLYYQHRVDTSVPIEDTMGELKQLVNEGKIKYIGLSEANADTIRRAHAVHPITALQMEYSLWTRDIEEEIIPLCRQLGIGIVAYSPLGRGFFAGKAVVETLPSQSLLSMHPRFTGENLEKNKLFYKRLDDLASKHACTPSQLALAWLLHQGNDIIPIPGTTKLKNFENNIGSLTVKLTEEDLRELSEAVPVYEVAGTREYGMLSNYTWKFATTPPKQLS; encoded by the exons ATGGAGAAGGCACATATGCAAGTCCCAAGAGTTAAACTGGGTAACCAAGGCTTAGAG GTTTCTAGGTTGGGCTTTGGATGTGGAGGACTATCTGGAATTTATAATGCCCCCCTCTCGCATGAAGAAGGATGTTCAATCATTAAGGAAGTGTTCAATAAGGGTGTTACCTTCTTTGATACATCAGATCTTTACGGACAAAATCATGATAATGAAATCATGGTTGGTAAG GCTTTGAAACAACTTCCCCGAGAAAAAGTCCAGTTGGCTACAAAATTTGGTGTTACGGTATCAGGTCCAGATGGGTTGGATTTTGGGGTAAAAGGTACCCCTGAATATGTGCGACAGTGCTGTGAAGCTAGTCTTAAACGGCTTGATGTGGACCATATTGATTTATACTATCAACATCGTGTTGACACTTCAGTGCCAATTGAAGACACT ATGGGAGAGCTCAAACAGCTTGTAAATGAaggaaagataaaatatattgggTTGTCAGAGGCTAATGCTGACACTATAAGGAGAGCACATGCTGTTCATCCTATTACTGCTTTGCAAATGGAGTATTCCTTATGGACTCGTGACATTGAAGAAGAAATAATTCCACTCTGCAG ACAACTTGGGATTGGAATAGTGGCATATAGTCCTCTTGGTCGTGGCTTTTTTGCAGGAAAGGCAGTGGTAGAGACTTTGCCTAGTCAGAGCTTGCTG AGTATGCATCCCAGGTTCACGGGAGAAAATTTGGAGAAGAACAAGCTTTTCTATAAACGACTTGATGACTTGGCTTCTAAGCATGCCTGCACTCCTTCACAATTAGCCTTAGCATGGCTTCTCCATCAGGGAAATGACATAATCCCTATACCTG GGACTACTAAACTGAAGAACTTTGAAAACAACATTGGATCTCTGACTGTGAAGCTTACAGAAGAAGATTTGAGGGAACTTTCTGAAGCAGTTCCTGTTTATGAAGTTGCTGGGACACGAGAGTATGGGATGTTAAGCAACTATACTTGGAAGTTTGCAACTACACCACCAAAGCAATTGAGTTGA
- the LOC100810870 gene encoding auxin-induced protein PCNT115-like (The RefSeq protein has 1 substitution compared to this genomic sequence), whose amino-acid sequence MEKLQLHVPRVKLGSQGLEISRLGFGCVGLSGLYNAPLSHEAGCSIIKEAFNMGVTFFDTSDFYGLNHDNEIMIGKALKELPREKVQLATKFGLVRSDGVFAGVKGTPEYVRQCCEASLKRLDVEYIDLYYQHRVDTSVPIEDTMGELKKLVNEGKIKYIGLSQASPDTMKRAHAVHPISALQMEYSLWTRDIEEEIIPLCRELGIGIVAYSPLGHGFFAGKAAVETLPSQSALAEDARFSGENLEKNKLFYNRIADLASKHSCTPSQLALAWFLHQGNDIVPIPGTTKIKNLENNVGSVAVKLTNAELSEISDAVPVYEVAGEAPGLGSLSQYTWKFATTPSK is encoded by the exons ATGGAGAAGTTGCAGCTGCATGTCCCGAGAGTTAAGCTTGGAAGTCAAGGCTTAGAG ATATCAAGGTTGGGCTTTGGATGTGTAGGACTATCTGGACTTTATAATGCTCCCCTCTCGCACGAAGCTGGATGTTCAATTATTAAAGAAGCATTCAATATGGGTGTTACCTTCTTTGACACATCAGATTTTTATGGACTTAATCATgataatgaaattatgattggAAAG GCTTTAAAAGAACTTCCTCGGGAAAAAGTCCAGTTGGCTACAAAATTTGGTCTTGTTAGATCTGATGGGGTGTTTGCTGGGGTAAAAGGTACTCCTGAATATGTGCGGCAGTGCTGTGAAGCTAGTCTTAAGCGCCTTGATGTTGAGTACATTGACCTATACTATCAACATCGAGTTGACACTTCAGTGCCAATTGAAGACACC ATGGGGGAGCTCAAAAAGCTGGTAAACGAAGGAAAGATAAAGTATATTGGCTTGTCTCAAGCTAGTCCTGACACTATAAAGAGAGCACATGCTGTTCATCCTATTTCTGCTTTGCAAATGGAATATTCTTTATGGACCCGTGACATTGAAGAAGAGATTATTCCACTATGCAG GGAACTTGGGATTGGAATAGTGGCATATAGCCCTCTTGGTCATGGCTTTTTCGCAGGGAAGGCAGCGGTAGAGACTTTGCCTAGTCAGAGCGCACTG GCTGAAGATGCCAGGTTCAGTGGAGAAAATTTGGAAAAGAACAAGCTTTTCTATAATCGAATTGCTGATTTGGCTTCTAAACATTCATGCACTCCTTCTCAGTTAGCCTTAGCATGGTTTCTCCATCAGGGAAATGACATAGTCCCTATCCCTG GGACTACTAAAATCAAGAACCTTGAAAACAACGTTGGATCTGTGGCTGTGAAACTTACAAATGCAGAGTTGAGTGAAATTTCTGATGCAGTTCCTGTTTATGAAGTTGCTGGGGAAGCACCAGGCCTTGGTTCTTTATCGCAATATACTTGGAAGTTTGCTACCACCCCATCAAAGTAA
- the LOC100810870 gene encoding auxin-induced protein PCNT115-like isoform X2 — MISRLGFGCVGLSGLYNAPLSHEAGCSIIKEAFNMGVTFFDTSDFYGLNHDNEIMIGKALKELPREKVQLATKFGLVRSDGVFAGVKGTPEYVRQCCEASLKRLDVEYIDLYYQHRVDTSVPIEDTMGELKKLVNEGKIKYIGLSQASPDTIKRAHAVHPISALQMEYSLWTRDIEEEIIPLCRTCACRELGIGIVAYSPLGHGFFAGKAAVETLPSQSALAEDARFSGENLEKNKLFYNRIADLASKHSCTPSQLALAWFLHQGNDIVPIPGTTKIKNLENNVGSVAVKLTNAELSEISDAVPVYEVAGEAPGLGSLSQYTWKFATTPSK, encoded by the exons ATG ATATCAAGGTTGGGCTTTGGATGTGTAGGACTATCTGGACTTTATAATGCTCCCCTCTCGCACGAAGCTGGATGTTCAATTATTAAAGAAGCATTCAATATGGGTGTTACCTTCTTTGACACATCAGATTTTTATGGACTTAATCATgataatgaaattatgattggAAAG GCTTTAAAAGAACTTCCTCGGGAAAAAGTCCAGTTGGCTACAAAATTTGGTCTTGTTAGATCTGATGGGGTGTTTGCTGGGGTAAAAGGTACTCCTGAATATGTGCGGCAGTGCTGTGAAGCTAGTCTTAAGCGCCTTGATGTTGAGTACATTGACCTATACTATCAACATCGAGTTGACACTTCAGTGCCAATTGAAGACACC ATGGGGGAGCTCAAAAAGCTGGTAAACGAAGGAAAGATAAAGTATATTGGCTTGTCTCAAGCTAGTCCTGACACTATAAAGAGAGCACATGCTGTTCATCCTATTTCTGCTTTGCAAATGGAATATTCTTTATGGACCCGTGACATTGAAGAAGAGATTATTCCACTATGCAG AACATGTGCTTGCAGGGAACTTGGGATTGGAATAGTGGCATATAGCCCTCTTGGTCATGGCTTTTTCGCAGGGAAGGCAGCGGTAGAGACTTTGCCTAGTCAGAGCGCACTG GCTGAAGATGCCAGGTTCAGTGGAGAAAATTTGGAAAAGAACAAGCTTTTCTATAATCGAATTGCTGATTTGGCTTCTAAACATTCATGCACTCCTTCTCAGTTAGCCTTAGCATGGTTTCTCCATCAGGGAAATGACATAGTCCCTATCCCTG GGACTACTAAAATCAAGAACCTTGAAAACAACGTTGGATCTGTGGCTGTGAAACTTACAAATGCAGAGTTGAGTGAAATTTCTGATGCAGTTCCTGTTTATGAAGTTGCTGGGGAAGCACCAGGCCTTGGTTCTTTATCGCAATATACTTGGAAGTTTGCTACCACCCCATCAAAGTAA
- the LOC100810870 gene encoding auxin-induced protein PCNT115-like isoform X1, whose protein sequence is MEKLQLHVPRVKLGSQGLEISRLGFGCVGLSGLYNAPLSHEAGCSIIKEAFNMGVTFFDTSDFYGLNHDNEIMIGKALKELPREKVQLATKFGLVRSDGVFAGVKGTPEYVRQCCEASLKRLDVEYIDLYYQHRVDTSVPIEDTMGELKKLVNEGKIKYIGLSQASPDTIKRAHAVHPISALQMEYSLWTRDIEEEIIPLCRTCACRELGIGIVAYSPLGHGFFAGKAAVETLPSQSALAEDARFSGENLEKNKLFYNRIADLASKHSCTPSQLALAWFLHQGNDIVPIPGTTKIKNLENNVGSVAVKLTNAELSEISDAVPVYEVAGEAPGLGSLSQYTWKFATTPSK, encoded by the exons ATGGAGAAGTTGCAGCTGCATGTCCCGAGAGTTAAGCTTGGAAGTCAAGGCTTAGAG ATATCAAGGTTGGGCTTTGGATGTGTAGGACTATCTGGACTTTATAATGCTCCCCTCTCGCACGAAGCTGGATGTTCAATTATTAAAGAAGCATTCAATATGGGTGTTACCTTCTTTGACACATCAGATTTTTATGGACTTAATCATgataatgaaattatgattggAAAG GCTTTAAAAGAACTTCCTCGGGAAAAAGTCCAGTTGGCTACAAAATTTGGTCTTGTTAGATCTGATGGGGTGTTTGCTGGGGTAAAAGGTACTCCTGAATATGTGCGGCAGTGCTGTGAAGCTAGTCTTAAGCGCCTTGATGTTGAGTACATTGACCTATACTATCAACATCGAGTTGACACTTCAGTGCCAATTGAAGACACC ATGGGGGAGCTCAAAAAGCTGGTAAACGAAGGAAAGATAAAGTATATTGGCTTGTCTCAAGCTAGTCCTGACACTATAAAGAGAGCACATGCTGTTCATCCTATTTCTGCTTTGCAAATGGAATATTCTTTATGGACCCGTGACATTGAAGAAGAGATTATTCCACTATGCAG AACATGTGCTTGCAGGGAACTTGGGATTGGAATAGTGGCATATAGCCCTCTTGGTCATGGCTTTTTCGCAGGGAAGGCAGCGGTAGAGACTTTGCCTAGTCAGAGCGCACTG GCTGAAGATGCCAGGTTCAGTGGAGAAAATTTGGAAAAGAACAAGCTTTTCTATAATCGAATTGCTGATTTGGCTTCTAAACATTCATGCACTCCTTCTCAGTTAGCCTTAGCATGGTTTCTCCATCAGGGAAATGACATAGTCCCTATCCCTG GGACTACTAAAATCAAGAACCTTGAAAACAACGTTGGATCTGTGGCTGTGAAACTTACAAATGCAGAGTTGAGTGAAATTTCTGATGCAGTTCCTGTTTATGAAGTTGCTGGGGAAGCACCAGGCCTTGGTTCTTTATCGCAATATACTTGGAAGTTTGCTACCACCCCATCAAAGTAA
- the LOC100810870 gene encoding auxin-induced protein PCNT115-like isoform X3 encodes MGVTFFDTSDFYGLNHDNEIMIGKALKELPREKVQLATKFGLVRSDGVFAGVKGTPEYVRQCCEASLKRLDVEYIDLYYQHRVDTSVPIEDTMGELKKLVNEGKIKYIGLSQASPDTIKRAHAVHPISALQMEYSLWTRDIEEEIIPLCRTCACRELGIGIVAYSPLGHGFFAGKAAVETLPSQSALAEDARFSGENLEKNKLFYNRIADLASKHSCTPSQLALAWFLHQGNDIVPIPGTTKIKNLENNVGSVAVKLTNAELSEISDAVPVYEVAGEAPGLGSLSQYTWKFATTPSK; translated from the exons ATGGGTGTTACCTTCTTTGACACATCAGATTTTTATGGACTTAATCATgataatgaaattatgattggAAAG GCTTTAAAAGAACTTCCTCGGGAAAAAGTCCAGTTGGCTACAAAATTTGGTCTTGTTAGATCTGATGGGGTGTTTGCTGGGGTAAAAGGTACTCCTGAATATGTGCGGCAGTGCTGTGAAGCTAGTCTTAAGCGCCTTGATGTTGAGTACATTGACCTATACTATCAACATCGAGTTGACACTTCAGTGCCAATTGAAGACACC ATGGGGGAGCTCAAAAAGCTGGTAAACGAAGGAAAGATAAAGTATATTGGCTTGTCTCAAGCTAGTCCTGACACTATAAAGAGAGCACATGCTGTTCATCCTATTTCTGCTTTGCAAATGGAATATTCTTTATGGACCCGTGACATTGAAGAAGAGATTATTCCACTATGCAG AACATGTGCTTGCAGGGAACTTGGGATTGGAATAGTGGCATATAGCCCTCTTGGTCATGGCTTTTTCGCAGGGAAGGCAGCGGTAGAGACTTTGCCTAGTCAGAGCGCACTG GCTGAAGATGCCAGGTTCAGTGGAGAAAATTTGGAAAAGAACAAGCTTTTCTATAATCGAATTGCTGATTTGGCTTCTAAACATTCATGCACTCCTTCTCAGTTAGCCTTAGCATGGTTTCTCCATCAGGGAAATGACATAGTCCCTATCCCTG GGACTACTAAAATCAAGAACCTTGAAAACAACGTTGGATCTGTGGCTGTGAAACTTACAAATGCAGAGTTGAGTGAAATTTCTGATGCAGTTCCTGTTTATGAAGTTGCTGGGGAAGCACCAGGCCTTGGTTCTTTATCGCAATATACTTGGAAGTTTGCTACCACCCCATCAAAGTAA